The nucleotide sequence ACGGGTACCCAAAAAGTAGAAGAAGCGTTGACGAAGCTTCTACCTGAAGCTCGTGTAATTCGTATGGATGTCGATACTACGAGAAGAAAAGGAGCACATGAAGCGCTCCTTACCAAGTTTGCGAATCATGAGGCTGATATTTTACTAGGTACACAGATGATAGCGAAGGGATTAGATTTTGCAAATGTGACCTTAGTTGGGGTTCTTGCTGCTGATACGATGCTACATCTACCAGATTTCCGGGCTGCTGAGAAGACTTTTCAACTATTAACACAAGTAAGTGGGAGAGCTGGAAGACATACTTTACCAGGTGAGGTTATTGTACAAACATACACTCCGGAGCATTACAGCATCCAATTAGCGAGCACGTATAAATTTGAGACGTTTTTCCAACAGGAGATGCAGGTAAGGAGGGCGTTTCATTATCCTCCATACTTTTATTTAACACTTATCACGGTATCTCACCCGAATCAAGTGAAAGCCATGGATGTAACAAAGCAAATTGCCCAAGCTTTATCGCAAACCTTAACTCAGCAATCCACGATCTTAGGGCCAACTCCATCTCCAATTGCGAGAATCAAAAATAGATATCGCTATCAATGCGTGATAAAATACAAAAACGAACCTAATCAAAGGGAAAACTTGAAAAAAATCTTACAGAAATATGAAGCGGATATTCAAAAGAATGACTTATTAATTAGTGTAGATTTACAACCAAGCCAGCTCATGTAGAAAGGAGTTATTATGAAACGTGTTGTATTTATGGGAACACCAGATTTTGCTGTTCCTGTCCTTCATCAATTAGCAAAAGAAGACGTAGAGGTCGTTTTAGTGGTCACACAACCGGACCGACCCAAAGGAAGAAAGAAAATATTAACTCCACCACCTGTCAAAGTGGCGGCGGAAGAATTAGGGATTCCTGTTTTTCAACCTGAGAAGATTAAAGAAGATTTTGAAAAAGTGTTGGAATACAAGCCAGACCTGATCGTAACGGCAGCATTTGGACAGATTTTACCAAAACCTTTACTAGAAGCACCGGTGCTTGGATGTATTAATGTGCATGCCTCCTTGTTGCCTGAATTACGTGGTGGAGCACCGATTCACTATGCCATTTTACAAGGGAAAAGTGAAACCGGAATTACCATTATGTATATGGTTGAAAAGCTCGATGCTGGAGATATTATTACACAAGCGAGCCTCCCAATTGAACAGACTGATCATGTAGGTACGCTTCATGATAAACTTTCTCAGCTCGGTGCACAGCTTCTTCATGATACACTGCCAGGATTATTTGAAGGGAAGTGGACGCCGGAGAAACAAGACGAAGAGAAGGCGACATTTGCTTCCAACATTAAACGAGAACAAGAAAAGCTTGACTGGAAAAAGCCGCATACGGAAGTGTATAACCATATTCGAGGACTACACCCTTGGCCGGTAGCGTTCACCTATTATCAAGGGAAAGGGATGAAAGTTTGGTGGGGAGAAGAAGTTGCTCATAGCTATGAAGAAAGCCCAGGGACGGTTGTCGAGGTGAAAGAGGATGGATTTGTCGTCGTTTGTGGTAACCAAAAAGGGATAAAAATTACGGAGCTCCAGCCTTCTGGCAAGAAGAGGATGAAAGCTTCGGATTTCTTAAGAGGAGTCGGAAATCAACTTCAAGTTGGAGATAGGTTAGGAGAATAAGATGGCACAACAAAAATTACGAGAAGCGGCGTTAGAATTGCTCATTCGAATTGGGGAGCACGGTGGTTTCAGTCATTTGTTAATCGACCAAGCGATAAAAAAGAATGCGTTTGATCGAAGAGATGAAGCGTTACTCACTGAAATCGTATATGGAACAATCCAAAGAAAGCTAACGCTAGAATACTATCTTTCTCACTTTGTCGATGGGAAAAAGAAAATGGATGCTTGGGTGAAATGGCTGTTATGGATGTCGATGTATCAAATGATTTATTTAGATAAGATTCCGGACCATGCAATTTTAAATGAAGCGGTTGATATTTCTAAAAAACGCGGTCATAAAGGAATCTCTTCTCTTGTAAACGGTGTCCTTCGTAATGTTCAGAGAAAAGGGCTCCCTGATATGAATGGCATTACAGACCCAGCTCGTAGATTAAGCCTTTCCACAAGTCATCCGGAATGGCTTGTTCGAAGATGGCTAACGTTTTACGGGGAACAAATTACCGTGGAAATGTGTCAAGCAAACCTAACCCATAAGCCAATGAGCGTTCGTGTTCAGCCTTTAAAATTAACACGACAGGAAGCGATGGAAGAATTAGAAGCGGAAGGATTGAAGGTAGAGCCTTCTATTTTCTCATCTCAAGGCATCATTATTTGTGAAGGAAATGTATTAAGGACCAAGCTTTTTCAGGAACATAATCTGTCGGTCCAAGACCAAAGCTCCATGCTTGTAGCAGAAATGCTAGAGGTAGAACCTGATATGACTGTACTAGACGCATGCAGTGCACCTGGGGGAAAAACGACCCATATTGCGGAGAAAATGCAAAATCTAGGAGCTGTCCATGCTTATGACTTACATGAGAAAAAAGCAAAACTAGTGACGAAACGAGCCACTGAATTGGAATTGTCGATTATCGAGGCCAAGCAAGCGGATTCCAGGCAACTACAGGACCTACATGAAAAGGAAAGCTTTGATCGAATATTATTGGATGCTCCATGCTCAGGGTTAGGTGTTTTGAGAGGGAAGCCGGATATTAAATACCACAAGCGGGAAGAGGATGTTCGTACACTAGCTGCTATCCAGTTAGAATTATTGGAAAGTGTATGCCCATTACTAAAGAAAGATGGTAAACTATTATATAGCACGTGTACGGTAGATAAAGATGAAAATGAACAAAACATCGAGCGGTTTCTACAACTGCATCCAGAATTTGAAGTAGACTCTACCTTCACCACACAATTACCAACTCCTTTGCAAGAGTCTATTGGGTTATCAGCTTATGGGCTACAGCTGTTTCCATTTGAGTTTGATACAGATGGGTTCTTTTTGACGAGACTTGTGAAAAAGAAATAACAAAAGCGCAAGCGCCCGGTTAGCAACGTACGGACTGGACTGAACCGTCGGAGATAAAGGAAACACGATGAGCAAATGCGAATCGATGTTGACTTATCGGACAGAGGTGAGGGAAGTCTCGCTAGTTGCTGGGCGCTGGAGCTGGACGTGGCTATTGCAGTATGTTATCCACACCAGATAAATTTTAATTTCCTGGTGTAAAAAAGGAAATTCAAGTATGAATGCATGCTTAGGTGGTAATTGTGTTAAAGAAGCGCCAAGAGGAGAATGATAGAATGAACGGTTTTTTTTCTACGGATAAAGGGCAAGTACGAAATCACAATGAAGATTCAGGTGGTTTATTTTATAATCAATCCAACCAACTGTTAGCCGTTATTGCAGATGGGATGGGTGGACATAAAGCTGGTGACGTGGCAAGCCAAATGGCAACACAGGCACTACGCGAACAATGGGAGCAAAAAGACGAAATTCCTTCCCCAGACGTGGCAGAAGAATGGCTCCGGTCAACAATCACGGAAATTAATGAAACAGTGTTTAGCTTTGCGCAGGAAAACGAGGACTGCAAAGGGATGGGAACTACTATCGTTTCCGTCATTTGTACAGATGAATTTGTAACTGTCGCTCATATTGGTGATAGTCGTTGCTATCTTGCTAATAATCAAGGCTTTAAGCAAATAACTGAGGATCATTCCTTAGTGAATGAACTCGTGCGTTCTGGTCAAATAACGAAAGATGACGCAGAACATCATCCTCGTAAAAATGTGTTGCTGAAAGCACTTGGTACAGAGCAAGCAGTAGGAATGGATGTGCAATCTATTGGCTGGGATAAAAATAACAAGTTGTTGCTTTGCTCAGATGGCCTATCTAATAAAATCGAGGAACATGAACTACAAGCTTATTTAGAAGAAGAAATTTCTCTGCAGGAAATAGCAGAAAAACTAGTGTACATAGCAAATGAAAGAGGCGGGGAAGACAATATTTCACTCGTACTAGTAGCGTATGATGGCACAGCGGAAGAGGGTGACTCATAGTGCTCACTGGAAGGACTCTCAATGATCGTTACAAAATCCAAGAAGCTATTGGTGGAGGCGGAATGGCCAACGTATATCTGGCCAGAGACCTTATTCTTGAACGGGATGTAGCGATAAAAGTACTACGGCTAGAATATGCCAATGACGAAGAGTTTATTGCTCGTTTTCATCGGGAAGCTCAATCAGCTACCAGTCTGTCTCATCCGAATATCGTCAATATTTATGATGTCGGAGAAGAGGACGGTATTTACTTCATGGCGATGGAATATGTAGATGGGATGACACTTAAGAAGTACATTCAAACATATGGTCCAGTAGATGTTGAGGAATCCATCGATATCATGAAGCAATTAACATCAGCGATGGCCCATGCCCATGCGAATGAAATTGTCCACCGGGATATCAAGCCTCAAAATATTTTAATTGATCAGTATGGTCAAGTGAAAGTAACTGACTTTGGAATCGCCGTAGCCTTGACCGCTACCTCCCTGACGCAAACAAATTCGGTGCTAGGTTCCGTTCATTATTTATCGCCGGAGCAGGCGCGCGGTGGCATGGCGACCAAAAAATCCGATGTCTACTCGTTAGGGATTGTGTTTTTCGAGCTTCTAACGGGCAGACTGCCGTTTTCTGGACAAACTGCTGTATCGATTGCCTTAAAACACTTACAAACCGAAACACCGTCTATTAGAAGATGGTTACCAGATGTTCCGCAAAGTGTAGAAAATATTGTGCTGAAATCTACTTCAAAGGATCCGTTCCTTCGTTATGACAATGTGTATGATATGGAGGCAGATTTAGAAACAGCTTTAGACCCGGACCGATTAGACGAGCCTAAATTTTCTCCACCAATTGATGCTGGAGAAGAAACAAAAGCGATTCCGATTATCCGTGATGAGGATTTTCGTCACCAATCGAAACAGGACACGTTGATTCATGATACAAAGAACGGCAAACCCAATAAGAAAGCGCAAGAAGAAACAGGGAAAAATGGTCGGAAGAAAAAACGGAAGAAGGCTATTATTTGGGTATCTTCCATCCTTGTCATTCTGTTGGGAGCGATTGTCGCAGCATTATTTATTTTACCGACCCTTCTTCAACCAGATGATGTAAAAATACCAGATGTTGCTGGGAAAGAATACGAGGAAGCACTTCGTGAATTAAATGAGAAAAACCTACAAGTGACAAGGGAAGAGATAAATTCGGATGAAGTACCAGAAGGATATGTGGTGAAAACTGATCCTAAAGCAGGGATGCAAGTGAAAGAAGGCTCAAAAGTAACCGTATTTACGAGTCAAGGACAGGAAAAAGTAGAGTTTGAAGATTATGTTGGTAGAGATTCTAGTCAAATTGAAAACCTACTGACGCAGTTAGGTTTTAAAGAGGTTATTTTTTACGAAAAGTTCTCCGAAGAACCTGCTGGACAAATTATTACGCAAATTCAGCCACAACCAGGTACAGAGGTTATTCCTGAAGACACCAATGTTATTTTTGAGATAAGTAAAGGTCCAGAGTTAGTTACGTTACAAAGCTTAGAAGGAATGACCGAAGAAGAAGCGACATCTTACTTATCGAACCAGGATTTATCTGTTGAAGTATCCGAGGAAAACCATGATTCTGTACCAGAGGGTAACGTCATTCGTCAAAGCCCTAGTGCTGGTCAGGATGTGGAAAAGCAGTCAATCGTGGAAATCGTTATATCGAAGGGACCGAAGGAACTTCCTCCAGTTAATCATACGGTTAGTGTGACCGTTCCATATACCGGTGCTAATGGAAATGGTAATGGAAACGGCAATGGTCAAAAACAAGAAGTTCGCATCTACGTAGGTGACATGAATAACGATATAACGCAGCTCTACAATCAACAAACGATCTCAAAAAATACAGACTTTAAAATAAAACTTACGATACCGCCAAACGGTTCCGCTCAGTATAAAGTAATGCGAGATGACGATGTGGTAATTGACAAAACGGTATCCTATGAAGATGTGGAAGGGTGAGTAAATGGCAGAAGGGAGAATTATAAAAGCTTTAAGTGGCTTTTATTACGTGCAATCGGATAATCGTGTGTTTCAATGTCGAGGTAGAGGGGTTTTCCGTAAGAATAAGGTGACGCCTTTAGTTGGTGATGTTGTAGATTTTGACGAAAGCAACCCAGGAGAAGGCTATATCCAAAAGGTTTATTCTCGAAAAAATGAATTAGTTCGACCTCCGATTGCAAATATCGATCAAGCGGTTATTGTTACTTCTGCCTCTCAGCCTGATTTTAGTACTTTACTTTTAGATCGGTTCTTAGTGTTAATAGAATCCAAAAATATTCAACCTATTATTTTTGTATCCAAAATGGATATGGTGTCTGAAGATGAGGCGAAAAGGATTCTGCAATGTAAAGAGGATTATGAGAAAATAGGCTATCCTGTTCAACTCATTACGACGAAGGATCCGGACCAAATGAATGAAATTGTTCCTTACTTTAAAGAAAAGATTACAGTTATAGCTGGTCAATCTGGTGTAGGGAAATCTTCCATGTTGAACACCATCAACCCAGTTTTTAATTTGGAAACAAACGAAATTTCTGAAAGTCTTGGACGCGGAAAGCATACGACGAGACATGTGGAATTGTTAGAAGTGAGTGGTGGCCTTGTTGCGGATACACCAGGGTTTAGTTCCTTGGAATTTAATGAATTAGAATTAGAGGAACTTCCCGATTGTTTTCCAGAGATGCGGGAACGTAGGGATGAATGCAAGTTTAGAGGATGCATGCATAATAAAGAACCAAAATGTGCGGTGAAGGCCGCAGTAGATAGTGGAGAAATTCCTACTTATCGTTACGAGCATTACTTATCATTTGTTGAAGAAATTCAATCGAGAAAGCCGAGGTATTGAACATGGTGAAAATTGCACCTTCTATTTTATCCGCAAATTTTTCTATTTTAAAAGAGGAAATTCAAGATGTAGAAAAAGGAGGAGCGGACTATATCCATGTGGACGCGATGGATGGACACTTCGTTCCAAATATTACGATAGGCCCTCTAATTGTTGATGCGATACGGCCGATTACAGAACTACCTCTTGACGTTCATTTAATGATTGAAAATCCAGATACGTATATTCCAGATTTTGCGAAAGCTGGGGCAGATATTATTACGGTACATCAAGAGGCATGTCCGCATCTACACCGAACCATACACCTTATCAAGGAATATGGAGTAAAAGCTGGAGTTGTGATTAATCCAGCTACTCCAGTGGAAACAATTAAACCAATCCTTCCGGATGTTGATTTAGTCTTGTTAATGACGGTAAATCCAGGATTCGGCGGGCAATCGTTTATATCAAGTGTATTACCGAAGATTAAAGAAGTTGCGGCTCTCAAGGAACAGCTAGGTGCCCATTATGAAATTGAAGTGGATGGTGGTGTCAACGTATCCACGGCAAAGCTTTGCATGGATGCTGGAGCGAATGTTTTAGTTGCCGGAAGTGCTGTGTTTGGGCAAGAGGATCGACAAGAAGCTATAAGTATGATTCGAAATAGCCAGTAACGGAAGGTTGCCAACCAGGCAACCTTTTTTCTCCTACCAGGAAGTATATTTGACCTTGTAGATAGGATTAGGAACATAGGTAAGCGTAACTAGGCTTTGCCTGCGCCTTCTTTGCTTTGCCAATTTTTCTTTAGGTTTGGAGGGGATGTAATGGAACGAATAATTGGAATTGTGGCTGGTGGTCCAAAAAGCCATCTTCCTACCTTAACTCAGTATGAATCTCAAGTTACGACATGGATCGGTGTGGATAGAGGTGCTTTTTATCTTATAGAAAAGGGTATATCCCCGAACATTGCTATCGGTGATTTTGATTCTGTATCGGAATCAGAACAAAATAGGATAATGTCACACGCATCGGAATATCTTGCATATCCTATAGAAAAGGATGAAACTGACTTAGAGTTAGCTGTAGAGAAAGCCGTCTCCCTTCAACCAGACTCTATTTTATTTTTTGGGGTTACAGGAGGGAGATTGGATCATAGTTTGGCGAATGTTCAATTGTTGATGACGTTATGGAAACGGGACATACCTTCTAAAATGGTCGATGCAGGTAATGTGTTAGAAATAAAGGGACCTGGGAAGCATATCATTGAAAAAGACGACAATCATCCTAATGTTTCATTTATACCATTTACCGAACAAGTTATAGGCATAAGTTTGGACGGTTTCTACTATAAATTAACTAATAGAACAATTTCCTGGGGATCTACGTTATGTATTTCAAACAAGCTTATTTCAGAAAAAGGTACTTTTTCCTTCAAAGAAGGCATATTAATTGTAATAAAGAGCCGAGATGTACAATAAGGCAATGGATTACATCGCGTAGAACTTATTTGAATCATTTTCTAATTCTTACCGGCTACCATTTAAGTATGGCAGTTTCATTTATTGCTATTTGTAGAAGAGGAGGGGGAACAATATGAAATTCTATACCTTTAAACTCCCGAGGTTCATTGGTGGCTTTGTACGCGCAATCATGGGAACCATTAAAAAAGACTAGCAAGACAAAAGTACTGCACTATGAAACAAAAAAGGCACCCGTTTGGGTGCTTTTTTTGCAAAAGATATATCTTTTTCTCATGTCATGCATTCAAACTTATTAAACGCGTTCTACTTTGCCAGATTTAAGAGCACGAGCAGATACATAAACACGCTTAGGTTTTCCATCAACCATAATGCGTACTTTTTGAACGTTTGCTTTCCAGTTACGTTTGTTAGCGTTCATGGCATGAGAACGGCTGTTACCTGAAGTAGTTTTACGGCCTGTCACAACACATTTGCGTCCCATGTTTATCCCTCCTAATGACCATGTATAACTTTAAATACTATAACAATTTACCATACGGGTAACATAAATGCAACGATTCCTTTCAAGAAAACTTACTTGACAGAAAAGCGGATTTCGTCCATTGTATAAAGGGGTTATTTGTCCAACTAAGTTAAATTTTACATGAAAAGGTCTTCTAATCGGATAGGGCGATGTAAATCAAGTCTCATTAAAAGGGCGAACAGGATCATTCATCAAGAAGTTGTGCAGACAGAGTATTCCTTCTGTTCGTTAAGTGAAACTGCTTTCAGTTTTGTTCTTATTATAGTAAAATATCACTAACTTTAGGATAAAGTGAAGGAGGATTCATTTATGTCCATAGAATTGAACACAAATGATGGTCAAATTACAATCACGAACGAGGTTATTTCAACGATCGCTGGTGGAGCCGCCATTGAATGTTACGGCATTGTCGGTATGGCAACCAAAAACCAGCTGAGAGATGGAATAGCTGAGATTCTCCGTAAAGAAAACTTCTCGAAGGGTGTCGTTGTTCGTCAGGATGGAGATCGACTTCACATTGATATGTATATTATCGTGAGCTATGGTACGAAAATATCTGAAGTAGCTCATAATGTTCAATCCCAAGTAAAATATACGTTGGATAAAACACTTGGTCTTTCCATAAGCTCTGTAAATATTTTTATTCAAGGGGTTAGAGTCGTTCAGTAAAAGCAAAAAGCATAACAACGGCTTGCAAATGGAAAGCTGAAGATAAAGATAGACGGTTGTCGATGAAGGAGGAAGTTGTAGTGACGTTAAGAACGTTAGATGGAACTACTTTTGCACAAATGGTACTCTCTGGAGCACACCATTTAACGAACAACGCCAAAATGATTGATTCATTAAACGTATTCCCTGTACCAGACGGAGATACCGGGACGAATATGAATCTTTCCATGACATCTGGAGCGAATGAAGTACGAGAACATACATCAAACCATGCTGGAGAAGTAGCACATTCCCTTGCAAAAGGGTTACTTATGGGTGCGAGAGGAAATTCAGGCGTTATACTTTCCCAACTATTCAGAGGCTTTGCAAAAGGCGTAGAGGGAAAGAAAGAATTAACGGTTGCTGATTTTGCCAATGGTCTTGATGAGGGTGTTAGTACGGCTTACAAGGCGGTAATGAAGCCTGTTGAAG is from Radiobacillus kanasensis and encodes:
- the fmt gene encoding methionyl-tRNA formyltransferase, with protein sequence MKRVVFMGTPDFAVPVLHQLAKEDVEVVLVVTQPDRPKGRKKILTPPPVKVAAEELGIPVFQPEKIKEDFEKVLEYKPDLIVTAAFGQILPKPLLEAPVLGCINVHASLLPELRGGAPIHYAILQGKSETGITIMYMVEKLDAGDIITQASLPIEQTDHVGTLHDKLSQLGAQLLHDTLPGLFEGKWTPEKQDEEKATFASNIKREQEKLDWKKPHTEVYNHIRGLHPWPVAFTYYQGKGMKVWWGEEVAHSYEESPGTVVEVKEDGFVVVCGNQKGIKITELQPSGKKRMKASDFLRGVGNQLQVGDRLGE
- the rsmB gene encoding 16S rRNA (cytosine(967)-C(5))-methyltransferase RsmB; translation: MAQQKLREAALELLIRIGEHGGFSHLLIDQAIKKNAFDRRDEALLTEIVYGTIQRKLTLEYYLSHFVDGKKKMDAWVKWLLWMSMYQMIYLDKIPDHAILNEAVDISKKRGHKGISSLVNGVLRNVQRKGLPDMNGITDPARRLSLSTSHPEWLVRRWLTFYGEQITVEMCQANLTHKPMSVRVQPLKLTRQEAMEELEAEGLKVEPSIFSSQGIIICEGNVLRTKLFQEHNLSVQDQSSMLVAEMLEVEPDMTVLDACSAPGGKTTHIAEKMQNLGAVHAYDLHEKKAKLVTKRATELELSIIEAKQADSRQLQDLHEKESFDRILLDAPCSGLGVLRGKPDIKYHKREEDVRTLAAIQLELLESVCPLLKKDGKLLYSTCTVDKDENEQNIERFLQLHPEFEVDSTFTTQLPTPLQESIGLSAYGLQLFPFEFDTDGFFLTRLVKKK
- a CDS encoding Stp1/IreP family PP2C-type Ser/Thr phosphatase, with protein sequence MNGFFSTDKGQVRNHNEDSGGLFYNQSNQLLAVIADGMGGHKAGDVASQMATQALREQWEQKDEIPSPDVAEEWLRSTITEINETVFSFAQENEDCKGMGTTIVSVICTDEFVTVAHIGDSRCYLANNQGFKQITEDHSLVNELVRSGQITKDDAEHHPRKNVLLKALGTEQAVGMDVQSIGWDKNNKLLLCSDGLSNKIEEHELQAYLEEEISLQEIAEKLVYIANERGGEDNISLVLVAYDGTAEEGDS
- the pknB gene encoding Stk1 family PASTA domain-containing Ser/Thr kinase — protein: MLTGRTLNDRYKIQEAIGGGGMANVYLARDLILERDVAIKVLRLEYANDEEFIARFHREAQSATSLSHPNIVNIYDVGEEDGIYFMAMEYVDGMTLKKYIQTYGPVDVEESIDIMKQLTSAMAHAHANEIVHRDIKPQNILIDQYGQVKVTDFGIAVALTATSLTQTNSVLGSVHYLSPEQARGGMATKKSDVYSLGIVFFELLTGRLPFSGQTAVSIALKHLQTETPSIRRWLPDVPQSVENIVLKSTSKDPFLRYDNVYDMEADLETALDPDRLDEPKFSPPIDAGEETKAIPIIRDEDFRHQSKQDTLIHDTKNGKPNKKAQEETGKNGRKKKRKKAIIWVSSILVILLGAIVAALFILPTLLQPDDVKIPDVAGKEYEEALRELNEKNLQVTREEINSDEVPEGYVVKTDPKAGMQVKEGSKVTVFTSQGQEKVEFEDYVGRDSSQIENLLTQLGFKEVIFYEKFSEEPAGQIITQIQPQPGTEVIPEDTNVIFEISKGPELVTLQSLEGMTEEEATSYLSNQDLSVEVSEENHDSVPEGNVIRQSPSAGQDVEKQSIVEIVISKGPKELPPVNHTVSVTVPYTGANGNGNGNGNGQKQEVRIYVGDMNNDITQLYNQQTISKNTDFKIKLTIPPNGSAQYKVMRDDDVVIDKTVSYEDVEG
- the rsgA gene encoding ribosome small subunit-dependent GTPase A, producing MAEGRIIKALSGFYYVQSDNRVFQCRGRGVFRKNKVTPLVGDVVDFDESNPGEGYIQKVYSRKNELVRPPIANIDQAVIVTSASQPDFSTLLLDRFLVLIESKNIQPIIFVSKMDMVSEDEAKRILQCKEDYEKIGYPVQLITTKDPDQMNEIVPYFKEKITVIAGQSGVGKSSMLNTINPVFNLETNEISESLGRGKHTTRHVELLEVSGGLVADTPGFSSLEFNELELEELPDCFPEMRERRDECKFRGCMHNKEPKCAVKAAVDSGEIPTYRYEHYLSFVEEIQSRKPRY
- the rpe gene encoding ribulose-phosphate 3-epimerase, which gives rise to MVKIAPSILSANFSILKEEIQDVEKGGADYIHVDAMDGHFVPNITIGPLIVDAIRPITELPLDVHLMIENPDTYIPDFAKAGADIITVHQEACPHLHRTIHLIKEYGVKAGVVINPATPVETIKPILPDVDLVLLMTVNPGFGGQSFISSVLPKIKEVAALKEQLGAHYEIEVDGGVNVSTAKLCMDAGANVLVAGSAVFGQEDRQEAISMIRNSQ
- a CDS encoding thiamine diphosphokinase; amino-acid sequence: MERIIGIVAGGPKSHLPTLTQYESQVTTWIGVDRGAFYLIEKGISPNIAIGDFDSVSESEQNRIMSHASEYLAYPIEKDETDLELAVEKAVSLQPDSILFFGVTGGRLDHSLANVQLLMTLWKRDIPSKMVDAGNVLEIKGPGKHIIEKDDNHPNVSFIPFTEQVIGISLDGFYYKLTNRTISWGSTLCISNKLISEKGTFSFKEGILIVIKSRDVQ
- the spoVM gene encoding stage V sporulation protein SpoVM, which codes for MKFYTFKLPRFIGGFVRAIMGTIKKD
- the rpmB gene encoding 50S ribosomal protein L28, whose amino-acid sequence is MGRKCVVTGRKTTSGNSRSHAMNANKRNWKANVQKVRIMVDGKPKRVYVSARALKSGKVERV
- a CDS encoding Asp23/Gls24 family envelope stress response protein is translated as MSIELNTNDGQITITNEVISTIAGGAAIECYGIVGMATKNQLRDGIAEILRKENFSKGVVVRQDGDRLHIDMYIIVSYGTKISEVAHNVQSQVKYTLDKTLGLSISSVNIFIQGVRVVQ